GGAAAGCTGAGATTATCTtgcaaagctattttttttattgtggtattttttttttctttgcataaaaAGAAGTGTTTGTGTAAGAATTGCTTTAAACCAGCATATTTAGAGTCAAAGCCAAGTTGAAACGGCGGTCTCAGGATTATTTCCATTCATAGGAGGAGCTCTGGGCCTGGAGAGCAACATTCAGCTAATGTTAAGGCTgtcagtaatgttttttttttctttcttccatttAATGCAAACTGTTTAGTTATTAGCTGTAGGAAAAATGTGTCTCAGTTTTGAAGAACTACAGACCAGcatcatttttaaacaaacaagaacGTTAATACATTGTAAGACATTCCCTCTGCCCGGCTGAAATCAAGTGGAAATAAGAGTCTCGCACTAAATTTGACTCTCAATTCCTGTTATTGGTGCGTTTTGTTTATGATTTTACGTGAAACACAGCCATAGTGGCAGGAATAACGTTTGAGCAGGTCAGATTTctacaacaggaaaaaaaaacaggagcagCCGTGGCGAGTAAAACGGTGGAGGAAAAAGCAGCGCAGATAGCGCCCTATGGAGACTCTAGTTACAGAAATATAACTAAACCTTCCCACAGCTCCATTTGGACCGGATCTTTAAATGGAAAGTCTGCAGCCTGCAGGATGTTCTGCTCAGGACCgaaaaggcaaaaatatgtGCATGGCTGACATCTAACCAAAGAAACCTCTAGAGGTGAGATATTGGTTCTCTAATGACACAAGGTTTTGTTTGGATGCTTGATCTTTATTTTGGgttaacaatatatttaaatttgtttatttattgcttaGATTTCTTTCAttgcattgaaaaaaaacaaaacacagttgcTTGTTCTGTATTTTAAACTGTGAAAGTGACATTAAAAAACTCATAGAAAGTCTCAAAATAACCTAAACTACAAGCGAGGATGTTTATACAACAAAATACCGTATACCTCTGTATTTTGTattaatgatgataaaggaTGGATCTGCCCCAAGTCAGTATCAGAATACTAAAGTAGAGGTTAGATGTAGTGGCATATTTCACTGCACTTTAAAGCTGCTGAGTTGTGAAGCATAGAGATCGCACtgactttgtgatttttaacgTTGTATCAGATTAAGTCTCGACAAAAGTCCAGTCTTAAAGCACAATGATTGGGACActtgaaaccaaaaaaaaaaaaatgctttaaatacaGCATGCCACCAGCCTTTACTTTGAAAACGAACCCTTGCCATTGTCGTGGCATTGCATGACAGGAACAAACAAGATCACAAATTAAgtactaaatgctgcttctctccAGTACCAGTGCCTCCAAGAGCTGGACGGCTGTGTGTAATTGACTTTTATAGATATAATTAACAGACGTTTTGTTTGCCCTGTGGGTGTGAATGTGTTTTGCAAAGCCACATAAAGCAGAACAGGGGAGAGAGAAATCCAACCTTCCAGAGTAGCGAATGATTTAATAACAGTAAGGTTTGgagcttcaacagcaggataaCGCGTCAATAACTACGTCAGTGTGACGCGGATGTTTGAACGCAACACAGAAAGGTTAGAGCTTACGTCAGTCTCCAGCAGGTTGTACATGCTGGTCTCAGCCACTTCCTTTGACTCATGAAACTTCTCCAGGGCCTGCCGGACTTCCTCATCTGGGATCTTGCCCTGGCGCTTCTTCTTGTAGTCGTAATCCAGCCGACGGCCTTCCAGCTTCTTCAGATGGTGCtgaagatggggggggggggattgtagTTACAGCTTAGTTACCCGTGTGTGACTCTCTGAAGAGGCTTTttcaaaacagcattttaaggAGCATGCACATACCTGGATCTCTCGAAGGTCCTTGTCACACAGGCTTTGTAACGGGTCAATAAAGTTCTGTTTCACATCGATGTCTAGAGAGTCTTTCACTTCTGCTAACCGCCTCATGGCTTCTCCTACGTCTACCAGAGCAGCGCCTGGATCACACGGACGTTTGACATTCAGTCACAATCTGCACCGTTATACGACAAAACAGGAAGCCCGTCGCTCTCAGGTCGCGCTTTAATGTgcacaaatgtaataaaatagtAATGAAATAGCTAGAACAGACAAAGAGAACCTCATAGGGACTGCATGAGTATTTTGGGCTGCAACCCATAAACGAGCATTTAATGAACCGGACACATGCACACAAGCACTTGTACTTGGCACAGCGAGGAAGTTCTAATTGAAAACACCGGCGTTCGCAACAGAAGACACAAACATCCATCTAGCTCACCAAAGTTAGTGTCCTCTCCCAGATCCCGTCCGTACTTGGCCATACACTCTCCGAGCAGCCCCTCGGCCTGAGGGTAGCCCGGGTTCTTCACCTGACCGCGGATCTTGGACATGGTGTTCAACATGGACAGCTTGGCCCGCGATGCTGTAAAGGCAAGGTGAGGAAGGAAAACGACCGTCAGGAGCGTCACAAACACGTAGACGATGCACTAACGCCGGCGGTCTGCTTCTCTCACCTGGGTTGGGCTGAAGGTACTCCGATGTTTTGGAGATCACCTCCGCGACCGCCTTGCTGGTCACGTCCACTTTCTGCAGAGCACAGCAGGTAAGAGTTCGCCTCCGTTACTTAtcaaatgcaataaaacaaggaaacaaaTCGAGCAGCTttacttttatatatttaaatgctaGTAATACTTCTGTAAATTTTGCAGCGATACACGACCCCCAAAAGTTGTTCTCTTTCTAagcagctgctttttttttcttttttagagcATAGCTCACCAGGAAAAAAGATCACCAAAAGTTTCCGCCCGTTTCCCCATTATTATGTCTCTAACGCGCTTGTTGCGTCTGGCCAAACATTTAAGAGCCAGAGGTTACCGGCAGAGGAGCCGCGTCTCCACGAGCGAAGCAGAAAACGCAGACAGGTTCTGGctcaactttatttttaattgaacaTTTGAAACGCTAAGGTTTCAGTCCAGTTGTGCTTAAAGAATTTCCTACTGCCTCTAAAGCCAAACAGTCTTTGACAATCATTTtgtgaaaacatttgcaaagagtttttctcataaaaaaaacataatcagtcAATTCAAAGTAGAGCTGTTCAATATGGAcccaaaataatatctcaatatttttaggctgaatccagatatttatcttgatatgtttttttcttttcataaggtaattataaaaaggcatctctgaatctaagctttatcccaaatgtctcactggtaattttttttaaccaacagcTAGAGATAAAtatgaaagaaggaaagaaaaataaccttCTGGAAAAACTAAAAGTATAATTTCCACATAGACCGTCTCAATATAAACGATATAGCACTTTTATTATAAATCTGGATATATTTCCCAGGCCTAATTGAAAGAAAACGTGTGCTTGTGAACTGCAGCTCGGGCTCTGTTGCGCGTCGTACCCGTTCCAGGTCTCTGAAGTCATCATCCAGTTTGGTTCCTTCTGCTCCGCCAACTTTCTCACTAACCATCTAGAGGGGGAGACACAGAAGGACAGAAAGGAAGAGCGACAGGACAGAAGGGATGAGAAGGCACAAAACAGAGTGCAGGTTGAGTAATACTTCTCCTGTGGCTTTgatctgacagaaaataaacGAGACAAAAACGGAAGTGCATTACGAATATGCAAATGTCGGCCTAGCGGTATTTGCATCCGTGAAACACAGCTTCACGTGCGCGCTATCTTTGATCAGCGGATCAAACCTCATGAAACTGACAAGATGCCtcatgaaaaagaaagaaggaaaagatCTCTGACCAGTTGACTTTGGTACTTTAATCTCAAACAGGTTATCTTTGAAAGCAgacaggagggaaaaaaaactcgcACACCTCTCTCCAGTTAAAACGCTATAAAACATCCATAGATTCTAattttttgcattaaaagaaaactttcATAACTCGTTATAGTTATCCAGATTAAAGCCTCGGCTAAAGAGGACTCTGTGTCTTGAATTTCCGCCGACGTTTCGGGGTCTTTTGTTTCAGTAAACTTCAAACCTGGTCCAGCCAAAACCCAGCTTGTGTTTTGCTTCGCCTTCTGCTGTAAAGCTACGTCACAACACGCTTTAAAGCGGCGCGAAACAACACAAAAAGCGCCGTGCCTTTGACAACGCCAGAGTTAACATCCAAATTTCCTCTCCGGCAGGAAACAATTCAAGCTGTTCAAATACTAAAGCCAAGCTGAGGCTGGGAACAGGAACCGCGACCCTGAACAACACCTGTACTCGGCACAGTGTGGTTTGTGCTTTCTATAACGCTAgagtaaaaggtaaaataaaacaaaacaaaaacacacgcCCATGCTGGCAATACAGCTTCCAAAACGCACCGCACAACCAAAGCTTCTTTCGTGAAGAACATGTTTTCATTAAGATGTGAAATGCAATATTTCCTGATGGTAGCTAGAGCTCATGTTCcgcttaattatttttttttatttatcttttaaagaGAGGGAAGCAGCAGGCAGGTTTGGTCGTGTCCTTCAGGGCCTACAGTGGGCGGCCTCCGTTTGAGATTGTCGTTTTAAACACCTTTGACCTTGCATTTAGATATTGTAAAGATTTTTCCTGTAACAGGAGTGCTTTATTTTGATTTCTTCAGTCCACAGGCAGCTGGGGCCAGGAGGCCGTGGAGGGACGGCGGCCAGGAGCGAAGCTGCAGGGGAAAGTCTGTGAAATGATTACTTCCACGCACGCAGAAGTCATGCGTTGCAGCTCAAGAGCGTCCGCCAACCCCTGTCTCTCTGTTTTGGTGTGAACAAATCCAAAAGCTACAAAACCAGATAAGATAGACACAGGAATCCTTTTCATCTGCGCATCTGCGTAGCACCTAAACACTTCTCCGCTATCTCCAAGCTTTGATCGGGGCTCTTGCTTCTTCCGCTGACAAAGACTGCAGAAGCTCATTTACAATGGAGCGCCAGCTCAAGAGATCAGGGAGGAAAcccaaaaaaacactttcagtGGTTTAAAGCTCAGGAACGGCAAACGTCTGAAATAACTGCGGGGCGCACTCTTGCTAACCATGTTAAATCTGCAGAAACTAGCAGCAGGCGCTCAGTAATGGGCGTGAAACAGAGACGAGCTCTGGCGAATGCAGCACCGGAGAAAACGGGAGGTCAGGAGGAAATGACGAGGCGAGCGCGTGTTGAAAGGGCCAGACACCCAGCAGCACTTTCCACTCGTTGTCGTCGCGGCGTTTATCGCCCGCTGTGGAACCAGGTCGCCCTCAGCGAGGCCTCCGCTTTCAGCCGGGACCGGGACCATGGACGGGGGCTGTTGTTCCGTAACGAACAAACCTCATCACCGCGCCCCGGCATTGGCACCATGCCCTCACCCTACAACCTGCACCTGTAAGGGCGATGAGAAGTCCTGCCAACCAAATCCCAAATCCGACCTTTAATCTAGACAGATCCTCTGAGATTGAACCGTGTTTTAGCTCTCGGTATGAACTCCACATGACAACAGAAAGAATAAATACAGCACTTGTGCTTTTTGTCGCATCTTAAACCCGAGAACTGGTTGGAGATAATTCACGGAAACGAGGCATCAGTAACATCTTCATTCCAGTCGACGGCAGAACCATCAAACCTGAAATGTCATAACGTGGAGCACCTTTCACAACTCCTAACATCTGCTCGCCCATAACCGTACGACAAGACTTTTGTGACGAAGGTGATTCTCTTTCAAGTATTAAAACGCAGAACAAAACAATAACACAAAGCCTGTCTTCAATAATGTACCCTCCAGCACGCTTtaatgcaggggtgtcaaactcacaTCCTCGAGGgtcggtgtcctgcaacttgtAGACGTGTCCCCTGCCcagacctgaatcaaatggctaaactaccTCACCGGCATGCAGTgagtcaggtgtgttaaagcaggACACCGCTGCTTTAATGTATAGCTACGATTTCACATCACAGATAACCTTGTTGCCCATTTCCCTGTCTTTCTTTCTTAGAACTTACAACCAGAAATAAATTCACAGAAGCATTTCaggtttggcatttttttttttttaaaaagcaccgctgaaacagcaacagaaagagggacagaaaacaaaaacaacaacatgtgaGCAAAGTTAGATTTCCAGCCAACTTCCTGCATTCCTCCCGTGAATAAAATCCCAGCTATGTGGAGTCCTGTTGCCCCGAGTGGAGTTTTTGGCAAGAAAAGCCGCTGCAATGCAGCGAAAGAAAAGTGGGGAAGCACACTCTGTGCAGCCTCCTCTCCCTGCATCCATCCCCTTGGGTCAACCCTCCAGCGGTTGATCtactttctctctcttttctttattttactgctGATAATGTTTCACCCCACAGCCGCATGCATTGTAAATCaggctagtttttttttttttttttttccatttactaCAGGAATCTGGGTTTGTTCCTGACAGGAAGCTGGGAGAGAaaccaaatgtttttcctgcttAGATCAGCAGGGGtaggaagagaagaagaagaagaagaaaaaaacagtaaatcttTTTAAACAGTCTCCTCCCATGACTGGAAGAGATGCCCCCGAATTAAAAACATTCA
The Fundulus heteroclitus isolate FHET01 chromosome 9, MU-UCD_Fhet_4.1, whole genome shotgun sequence genome window above contains:
- the sh3gl1b gene encoding SH3-domain GRB2-like 1b isoform X2, which gives rise to MSVAGLKKQFYKASQMVSEKVGGAEGTKLDDDFRDLERKVDVTSKAVAEVISKTSEYLQPNPASRAKLSMLNTMSKIRGQVKNPGYPQAEGLLGECMAKYGRDLGEDTNFGAALVDVGEAMRRLAEVKDSLDIDVKQNFIDPLQSLCDKDLREIQHHLKKLEGRRLDYDYKKKRQGKIPDEEVRQALEKFHESKEVAETSMYNLLETDIEQVSQLSSLVESQLQYHKQAVQVLEELSDKLRDRMTEAQSRPRREYTPKPKPIFDFGDNNHSNGGYSTSMAPPPSRNSAPEQPSCKALYDFEPENEGELGFHEGDIIILTNQIDENWYEGMLNGQSGFFPLNYVEVLVPLPH
- the sh3gl1b gene encoding SH3-domain GRB2-like 1b isoform X1, producing MSVAGLKKQFYKASQMVSEKVGGAEGTKLDDDFRDLERKVDVTSKAVAEVISKTSEYLQPNPASRAKLSMLNTMSKIRGQVKNPGYPQAEGLLGECMAKYGRDLGEDTNFGAALVDVGEAMRRLAEVKDSLDIDVKQNFIDPLQSLCDKDLREIQHHLKKLEGRRLDYDYKKKRQGKIPDEEVRQALEKFHESKEVAETSMYNLLETDIEQVSQLSSLVESQLQYHKQAVQVLEELSDKLRDRMTEAQSRPRREYTPKPKPIFDFGDNNHSNGGYSTSMAPPPSRNSAQPSFLFATLSFRKPGLSPEQPSCKALYDFEPENEGELGFHEGDIIILTNQIDENWYEGMLNGQSGFFPLNYVEVLVPLPH